Proteins encoded in a region of the Triticum dicoccoides isolate Atlit2015 ecotype Zavitan chromosome 3A, WEW_v2.0, whole genome shotgun sequence genome:
- the LOC119271072 gene encoding glutathione S-transferase T3-like yields the protein MSRQTRVQAPPPPPCLWPTTAVINESMLTPNVAASYGLAASKQTMGTSAPAGYWSSPGTGSPLMPEKDFSIGGGHPSYAPFMAPHPSMAKSSPPPSDGMIADNVEVYRTDKCLPWTKEEDKRLFSAWLNNSNDPIAGNCKKADRYWQDVTATYNNITPKNRKREMNQLKDRFHRVNKKVGWFAASWQKATGIYASGQSDLQLQEKALKFYEEDYKDGQFKYMHCWKAVEGWPKWETYMQMLKKLKKRKVSEVVEPLEDMESDEDPRPPGNKTAKTEQKNKAKGKEKTLIGIVIDEMEEKLDKFMAAQAEANKGQNDMVEVARLNAIATKEKKEAKMLDTFKWLFSQDTTSMSDEMKAEHMKAVNSMSEKLFGQSD from the exons ATGAGCCGCCAAACTAGGGTtcaagcgccgccgccgccgccgtgtttGTGGCCGACAACGGCTGTTATCAACGAGTCCATGCTGACTCCCAATGTTGCTGCGTCCTATGGTTTAGCTGCTTCGAAGCAGACCATGGGCACCTCCGCTCCTGCCGGCTATTGGAGTTCGCCAGGAACTGGATCTCCGCTCATGCCTGAGAAGGATTTCAG TATTGGTGGTGGTCATCCCTCATATGCTCCATTCATGGCACCACATCCATCAATGGCCAAAAGCAGCCCTCCCCCTTCTGATGGCATGATTGCTGATAATGTTGAAGTCTATAGGACTGATAAGTGTTTACCATGGACAAAAGAAGAGGACAAAAGACTG TTCAGTGCATGGTTGAACAACTCAAATGATCCCATAGCTGGAAATTGCAAGAAAGCCGACCGATACTGGCAAGATGTCACTGCTACATACAACAACATCActccaaaaaatagaaaaagagaaatgAACCAACTAAAGGATCGTTTTCATCGAGTTAACAAAAAAGTTGGTTGGTTTGCTGCATCTTGGCAAAAGGCTACTGGAATTTATGCTAGCGGACAATCAGATTTACAGTTGCAGGAGAAAGCTTTGAAGTTCTATGAGGAAGACTACAAAGATGGACAATTCAAATACATGCACTGTTGGAAGGCTGTTGAAGGTTGGCCAAAATGGGAGACATACATGCAGATGCTTAAGAAGTTGAAGAAAAGAAAGGTTTCAGAGGTTGTGGAACCATTAGAGGACATGGAATCAGATGAAGATCCACGTCCACCAGGGAACAAGACTGCTAAGACTGAACAGAAGAACAAGGCCAAAGGCAAAGAGAAGACGTTGATTGGAATAGTAATTGATGAGATGGAGGAAAAGCTCGACAAGTTTATGGCTGCTCAGGCTGAAGCTAACAAGGGTCAGAATGATATGGTTGAAGTGGCAAGGCTCAATGCTATTGCAACTAAGGAGAAAAAAGAGGCAAAAATGTTGGATACGTTCAAGTGGCTCTTTTCACAAGACACAACAAGTATGTCGGACGAGATGAAAGCCGAGCATATGAAAGCTGTGAATTCTATGTCTGAGAAGTTATTTGGCCAATCGGACTGA